In the Lascolabacillus massiliensis genome, one interval contains:
- the murD gene encoding UDP-N-acetylmuramoyl-L-alanine--D-glutamate ligase has translation MNEKLIVVLGGGESGVGTAILAKKMGFKVFLSDSGIIKDKYRDILNSHNINFEENSHTKDIILKADEVVKSPGIPDTSLIVQELKEKGTSIISEIEFASRYTSAKLICVTGSNGKTTTVNLIYHILKSAGLNVGLCGNVGNSFALQVAEKDFDYYVLELSSFQLEGLIEFRADIAVLLNITPDHLDRYNNDMQEYINAKMRIIRNQRINDSFIYWEDDPIVTREIEKLKPEVTCYPFGEFKKEHTVGYTENGKLFINTKGNMFNMELELLALEGMHNVYNSLASGIVAKLMDITDDQLRISLSDFQGVPHRLEKVATVRGVQYINDSKATNVNSCWYALKSMRSKTVLILGGTDKGNDYSEIDDLVRSKARALIFLGKDNSKLHTFFDGKVEEIRDASSMKEAVDLAYKLAQKGDVVLLSPCCASFDLFKNYEDRGDQFKECVRNL, from the coding sequence ATGAATGAAAAATTGATTGTTGTTCTTGGTGGTGGAGAGAGTGGTGTTGGAACTGCCATACTTGCCAAAAAGATGGGCTTCAAAGTATTCCTGTCAGACAGCGGCATTATAAAAGATAAGTACAGAGATATTTTGAATTCTCACAACATCAATTTTGAAGAGAATAGTCATACAAAAGATATTATACTAAAAGCGGATGAAGTAGTTAAAAGTCCGGGAATTCCTGATACATCCTTAATTGTTCAAGAGCTTAAAGAAAAAGGAACTTCAATCATTTCAGAGATAGAGTTCGCAAGCCGGTATACTTCAGCTAAACTCATTTGTGTCACCGGGAGTAATGGTAAAACAACAACAGTAAATCTGATATATCACATTCTTAAGTCTGCTGGCTTGAATGTAGGATTGTGTGGTAACGTAGGAAACAGTTTTGCCCTACAAGTGGCTGAGAAAGATTTTGATTATTATGTTCTAGAATTAAGTAGTTTTCAACTGGAAGGATTAATTGAATTCCGGGCTGATATTGCGGTATTGCTGAATATCACACCTGATCACCTCGACAGGTATAACAACGATATGCAGGAGTATATAAATGCAAAAATGAGAATTATACGGAATCAACGAATTAATGATTCTTTTATTTACTGGGAGGATGACCCTATTGTAACCAGAGAGATAGAGAAACTTAAACCTGAAGTTACATGCTATCCATTTGGTGAGTTTAAAAAAGAACATACCGTTGGATATACTGAAAATGGAAAATTGTTTATCAATACTAAAGGTAATATGTTTAATATGGAATTAGAATTATTAGCTTTGGAAGGAATGCATAATGTGTATAACTCTTTGGCATCAGGTATAGTAGCAAAGCTGATGGATATCACCGACGATCAGTTGAGAATTTCACTGTCCGATTTTCAGGGCGTACCTCACAGACTGGAAAAGGTGGCAACTGTGCGTGGAGTTCAATATATAAATGATTCTAAGGCCACTAATGTAAATTCCTGCTGGTATGCTTTAAAGAGTATGCGAAGTAAAACAGTGCTGATTCTGGGAGGTACTGATAAAGGTAATGATTACTCAGAGATCGACGATCTGGTCCGATCTAAAGCAAGGGCTCTGATATTTTTAGGAAAAGATAACAGTAAGTTACACACATTTTTTGATGGTAAAGTTGAAGAAATAAGAGATGCAAGTTCAATGAAAGAAGCTGTAGATCTGGCTTACAAACTTGCTCAAAAAGGAGATGTCGTTTTGCTTTCTCCATGCTGTGCAAGTTTCGATCTCTTTAAAAATTATGAAGATAGAGGAGATCAGTTTAAAGAATGTGTAAGGAACTTATAA
- the mraY gene encoding phospho-N-acetylmuramoyl-pentapeptide-transferase, producing the protein MLFYLFDYLDKLDFPGAGMFQFVMFRSAMAAIFALLIGVFFGKKLIRKLQKKQIGETIRDLDLEGQYSKRGTPTMGGIIIILSILFSMLLFGKLENIYIIIMLVSTVWLGTLGFADDYIKVFKKDKEGLEGKFKIIAQVGLGLIVGLTIYFSPEIVVRENTEIRIDNVIEDVTYKSEDVKTTSTTIPFVKNNNFDYRWLVSWLGDYADEAVWVVFVLIVILIVTAVSNSANLTDGLDGLASGSSAIIGVALGILAYVSGRVDFASYLNIMYIPGSDELMVFASAFVGACVGFLWYNAYPAQVFMGDTGSLTIGGIIGVFAVLIHKELLLPILCGVFFVEALSVIGQVTYFKYTKKKYGTGRRIFKMTPLHHHFQKPGDGSIDAIIQKPKTPITEPKLVTRFWLIGILLAVLAVATLKMR; encoded by the coding sequence ATGTTATTTTACCTATTTGATTATTTAGATAAGCTTGATTTTCCAGGAGCAGGAATGTTTCAGTTCGTAATGTTTCGATCTGCAATGGCAGCCATATTTGCTCTGCTTATTGGTGTTTTTTTCGGGAAAAAGCTAATAAGGAAACTTCAGAAGAAACAAATTGGAGAAACAATTCGTGATCTTGACCTGGAAGGGCAATATAGTAAAAGAGGTACACCTACGATGGGTGGTATAATAATCATTCTCTCTATACTTTTTTCCATGCTTCTTTTCGGTAAACTTGAGAATATCTATATCATTATAATGCTTGTAAGCACTGTTTGGTTGGGGACTCTGGGATTTGCAGATGATTATATTAAGGTCTTCAAAAAAGATAAAGAGGGACTTGAAGGAAAATTCAAGATTATTGCACAAGTCGGCCTCGGCCTTATTGTTGGACTCACAATATATTTTAGTCCTGAGATTGTAGTAAGAGAAAATACTGAAATACGAATTGATAACGTAATTGAAGATGTGACCTATAAGAGTGAAGATGTAAAAACTACAAGTACAACAATTCCTTTTGTGAAAAATAACAACTTTGATTACAGATGGCTGGTAAGCTGGCTGGGTGATTATGCTGATGAAGCTGTTTGGGTAGTTTTTGTCTTAATTGTAATTTTAATTGTAACAGCTGTATCAAATAGTGCTAATCTCACTGATGGTCTGGATGGTCTTGCCTCTGGATCATCTGCAATAATTGGAGTAGCTTTAGGTATACTGGCTTATGTTTCGGGACGTGTTGACTTTGCCTCTTATCTTAATATCATGTATATACCCGGAAGTGACGAACTTATGGTTTTTGCTTCTGCATTTGTAGGTGCATGTGTAGGATTCCTGTGGTATAATGCTTATCCTGCACAGGTTTTCATGGGGGATACGGGAAGTTTAACCATAGGAGGGATTATAGGTGTGTTTGCAGTGCTGATTCATAAGGAACTTCTTTTGCCCATATTGTGCGGAGTGTTTTTTGTTGAGGCCCTTTCAGTAATAGGACAGGTTACATACTTTAAATATACTAAAAAGAAATATGGTACCGGAAGAAGAATATTTAAGATGACACCTTTGCATCATCATTTTCAGAAGCCGGGAGATGGAAGCATCGATGCAATTATACAAAAGCCTAAAACACCTATCACTGAGCCAAAACTTGTTACTCGTTTTTGGCTGATAGGCATTCTGTTAGCTGTATTAGCTGTTGCAACTTTGAAAATGAGATAA
- a CDS encoding UDP-N-acetylmuramoyl-L-alanyl-D-glutamate--2,6-diaminopimelate ligase encodes MKLSKLIEGCKVINIRGDKDAEVESITSDSRNVVKGSLFIAVEGIFTDGHSYIGKAIEQDATVVVYDKPLIEEYFSRVTYVQVEDSSEALAQIASEWFGNPSQLIKLVGVTGTNGKTTIATLLYRIFRLSGYPSGLLSTVGNYVNDEFYQTTHTTLDPISLNSYLKKMVDAGCEYAFMEVSSHAIHQKRVHGLLFAGGIFTNLTQDHLDYHSNMLEYRNVKKSFFDNLPKDTFALTNSDDKNGLVMLQNTKAKKYTYSLRSMADFKARIFEKHFDGSEIEINGKALSVQFVGVFNVYNLLAVYGASILLGLEEEEVLKILSVLKPVAGRFQTIRSPKDYTAVVDYAHTPDALTNVLSSINEVLSGNGRVITVVGCGGNRDKTKRPIMAREAVKGSDRVVFTSDNPRFEDPMDILNDMLAGLTEEEKSSALTIADRREAIKTACALAQPGDVILIAGKGHEDYQEVKGVKHHFDDKEEVEKIFSAQ; translated from the coding sequence ATGAAACTTAGTAAGTTAATTGAAGGATGTAAAGTCATAAATATTCGTGGTGATAAAGATGCAGAAGTTGAATCTATCACATCCGATTCACGCAATGTCGTTAAAGGATCTCTATTTATTGCCGTTGAGGGAATATTTACTGACGGGCATTCTTATATTGGAAAAGCAATAGAACAGGATGCTACTGTTGTAGTTTATGATAAACCTCTTATAGAAGAGTACTTTTCGCGTGTAACATATGTTCAGGTTGAAGATAGTTCAGAAGCACTTGCTCAAATTGCATCTGAGTGGTTTGGTAACCCATCTCAGCTCATAAAGTTGGTTGGTGTAACTGGTACAAATGGGAAAACAACCATTGCAACATTGCTTTACAGGATATTTAGATTATCAGGTTATCCTTCTGGTCTGCTGTCAACTGTAGGCAATTATGTTAATGATGAATTCTACCAAACAACACATACAACACTCGATCCGATATCATTAAACAGCTATCTCAAAAAAATGGTTGATGCAGGATGCGAGTATGCATTTATGGAGGTAAGCTCACACGCTATACATCAAAAGCGTGTTCATGGCCTTCTTTTTGCTGGTGGAATATTTACAAATCTTACGCAGGATCATCTCGATTATCACAGTAATATGCTGGAGTATCGAAATGTAAAGAAATCATTTTTTGATAATCTTCCAAAGGACACATTTGCATTGACTAACTCAGATGACAAGAATGGGTTGGTAATGCTTCAGAATACTAAAGCAAAGAAGTATACATACTCTCTCAGGAGTATGGCAGATTTTAAAGCACGTATATTCGAGAAACATTTTGATGGCAGCGAGATAGAGATAAATGGCAAAGCTTTATCTGTACAATTTGTGGGTGTTTTTAATGTCTACAATCTCTTGGCTGTATATGGAGCATCAATATTGTTGGGTCTCGAAGAAGAAGAGGTGTTAAAAATACTTTCTGTGCTTAAGCCGGTTGCCGGGAGATTCCAGACAATACGTTCACCAAAAGATTATACTGCTGTTGTTGATTATGCACACACTCCTGATGCTTTGACAAATGTTCTAAGCTCTATAAACGAGGTGCTTAGCGGAAATGGTAGAGTAATTACGGTAGTTGGCTGTGGGGGCAATCGTGATAAAACCAAACGCCCTATTATGGCCAGGGAAGCCGTTAAAGGGAGTGATAGAGTGGTTTTTACCTCTGATAATCCCAGATTCGAAGATCCAATGGATATTCTTAATGATATGCTTGCTGGACTAACTGAAGAAGAAAAAAGTTCTGCATTAACAATTGCAGATCGTAGAGAGGCTATAAAGACTGCATGTGCATTAGCTCAGCCTGGCGATGTTATTTTGATTGCAGGAAAAGGTCATGAGGACTATCAGGAAGTTAAAGGTGTAAAACATCATTTTGATGATAAGGAAGAGGTAGAAAAGATATTTTCTGCTCAATAA
- a CDS encoding penicillin-binding protein translates to MKEQDKNRKNKGILGRYGLIVSVLMLFSFMIIFSAGRIMFSAEGRKWREVGEKETVIRDRVILPKRGNIYTYDDKLLASTEPIYSIYMDFWADGMKKDTLVKYVDDLSVALARKFPDRTASQYKNIIMNGWNLREKEERQILENKNKGIDERVPIRSRYVKILRNDINYIDLKEIRTFPFWNQRSNRSGLIAEERNSRKKPFGNLANRTVGSVYKDIEKGGASGLELKYDSLLRGVPGVKYRQKIQGKWMDVVEEPAKEGWDIVTTIDADIQDIAERALKSKLVETEAESGTAIIMEVKSGEIKGIVNLDRLSNGDYAEGNPNAFSYMNEPGSTFKTVTTMIALDDGVITPTDSFYVGNGLFQYNKRWVRDHYWRRGQDRGYLTVAEGMELSSNVVMSKIVLKGYEDKPEKFVDGIDRIGLRKQLTWDVPLNGIEGTSSIRYPNDKNNYWSKTTLPWMSFGYETQIPPIYMLMFYNAIANGGRMIKPFIAKQFLENGKVVKEFEAEVVNPKICKESTLEEIKKMLVGVVENGTAKVVASDYFSIAGKTGTAQIAGGGGYSGYYVSFSGYFPADEPMYTIFVGLRKPKGVPSGGGMAGMVFKNIAEQTYLRKVRLLAEDCKVDSTLQKAPEIKHGNWNNNKYVLNKLNLSVADKNSDSDWVKIKFENNEYLTEEIALNNSKIPDVKGMGARDAVYLLEKSGLRVNLIGSGKVVSQSFTPGQNLVKGTTITITLR, encoded by the coding sequence ATGAAAGAGCAGGATAAAAACAGAAAAAATAAAGGTATTTTGGGTAGATACGGACTCATTGTATCCGTTTTAATGCTGTTTTCATTTATGATTATATTTTCTGCAGGCAGAATTATGTTTTCAGCTGAAGGTAGAAAATGGAGAGAGGTGGGCGAAAAAGAGACAGTAATCAGAGACAGGGTTATCTTACCAAAAAGAGGTAATATCTATACATATGATGATAAGCTACTTGCATCTACAGAACCAATTTATAGTATCTACATGGACTTTTGGGCTGATGGAATGAAGAAAGATACTCTCGTTAAATATGTAGATGATCTGTCTGTTGCACTTGCAAGAAAATTTCCCGACCGCACTGCATCTCAGTATAAGAATATTATAATGAATGGCTGGAATCTTCGTGAAAAAGAGGAGAGGCAGATTCTCGAAAATAAAAACAAAGGGATTGATGAGAGGGTTCCAATTCGATCAAGATATGTGAAGATATTAAGAAATGATATTAACTATATAGATCTGAAAGAGATACGTACATTCCCATTTTGGAATCAGAGATCTAACAGGAGTGGTTTGATAGCTGAAGAGCGAAATTCTCGCAAAAAACCATTTGGAAATCTGGCAAACCGTACAGTAGGAAGCGTCTATAAAGATATCGAAAAAGGTGGAGCCAGTGGACTGGAACTAAAATACGATTCTCTTTTAAGGGGAGTACCGGGAGTTAAATATCGTCAGAAAATTCAGGGCAAATGGATGGATGTAGTTGAAGAACCTGCTAAAGAGGGGTGGGATATAGTAACTACTATTGATGCTGATATTCAAGATATTGCCGAGCGTGCACTTAAAAGCAAACTTGTGGAAACAGAGGCTGAATCAGGTACTGCAATTATTATGGAAGTAAAAAGCGGTGAGATTAAGGGAATTGTAAACTTAGACCGTTTGAGTAACGGCGATTATGCCGAAGGTAACCCGAATGCTTTTTCTTATATGAATGAACCTGGATCAACATTTAAGACTGTTACCACTATGATAGCACTTGATGATGGTGTAATTACTCCAACTGATTCATTCTATGTAGGTAACGGTCTGTTCCAATATAATAAAAGATGGGTCAGAGATCATTACTGGCGCAGAGGTCAGGATAGAGGATATCTCACAGTGGCAGAGGGTATGGAGTTGTCTTCGAATGTTGTAATGAGCAAAATAGTTCTAAAGGGATACGAAGATAAACCTGAGAAATTTGTAGACGGTATTGATAGGATAGGTCTGCGAAAACAGTTAACGTGGGATGTACCATTAAACGGTATTGAGGGTACCTCTTCAATCCGATATCCAAATGATAAAAATAACTATTGGTCAAAAACAACACTTCCATGGATGTCTTTCGGATACGAAACACAAATACCTCCAATATACATGCTGATGTTTTACAATGCTATCGCAAACGGTGGTAGAATGATCAAGCCATTTATTGCAAAGCAGTTTCTGGAAAACGGAAAGGTTGTAAAAGAGTTTGAGGCGGAAGTGGTTAATCCTAAGATATGTAAAGAGTCAACTTTAGAAGAGATAAAGAAGATGCTGGTTGGTGTTGTTGAAAATGGAACAGCAAAAGTTGTGGCATCAGATTATTTTAGCATTGCAGGGAAAACCGGTACAGCGCAAATCGCAGGTGGAGGTGGATATTCCGGATATTATGTTTCGTTTAGCGGTTATTTTCCTGCAGATGAGCCTATGTATACAATATTTGTTGGTCTGCGTAAACCAAAAGGTGTTCCATCAGGGGGAGGAATGGCAGGTATGGTATTTAAAAATATAGCTGAACAGACTTATTTAAGAAAAGTCCGACTTTTAGCGGAAGATTGTAAAGTGGATTCTACATTGCAAAAAGCTCCTGAAATAAAACATGGCAACTGGAATAACAATAAATATGTATTGAATAAACTAAATCTGTCAGTAGCAGATAAAAATAGTGATTCGGATTGGGTAAAAATAAAATTTGAAAATAATGAATATCTAACCGAAGAGATTGCACTCAACAATTCAAAAATACCTGACGTGAAGGGAATGGGTGCACGAGATGCTGTGTATCTTCTGGAAAAATCCGGATTAAGAGTAAACCTGATTGGCTCAGGAAAAGTTGTGTCCCAGTCTTTCACACCGGGACAGAATCTTGTTAAGGGAACAACAATAACAATAACCTTGCGTTAA
- a CDS encoding FtsL-like putative cell division protein, producing the protein MKFKFDNIRKSFVHVFGGSVLTENFFLRNMRFILALVIIMILFISHRYTMLQGMSDIERLQQQLKDVKYESLTISSSLTEASRQSEIERRVEEAGLDLVITNEPVYYID; encoded by the coding sequence ATGAAATTTAAGTTCGATAACATACGCAAATCGTTTGTCCATGTTTTTGGAGGGAGTGTTCTGACTGAGAATTTCTTCCTCCGAAACATGAGATTTATTCTTGCACTGGTAATTATAATGATTTTGTTTATTAGTCATCGTTATACTATGCTGCAAGGGATGTCTGATATAGAGCGTCTGCAACAGCAACTTAAAGATGTAAAATATGAGTCACTTACTATTTCTTCAAGTCTAACTGAAGCTAGCAGGCAAAGTGAAATAGAACGACGTGTTGAGGAGGCAGGACTTGATCTTGTCATTACAAATGAACCGGTGTATTATATAGATTAG
- the rsmH gene encoding 16S rRNA (cytosine(1402)-N(4))-methyltransferase RsmH — translation MDTDNIFPNTYHTPALLNESIDGLNIMPSGVYVDVTFGGGGHSREILKRLGDQGRLIAFDQDKDAFRNSIPDPRFTLVHGNFRFLKNFLRFYNVDSIDGLIADLGVSSHHFDESSRGFSFRFKGDLDMRMNQNANISAADILNEYTADKLSDIFYRYGELKNSRKIAASIVKFRESQKIKKTDEFLSILEPFTRRDKEKKVLAQAFQALRIEVNKEMDTLTDMLRQAIQVMKPEGRISVISYHSLEDRLVKNFFKTGNFEGRLEKDFYGNPLTPFRLVNRKVIVPSDEEQKANPRSRSAKLRIAEKLLFDKI, via the coding sequence ATGGATACTGACAACATTTTTCCCAATACTTATCATACTCCGGCATTGCTTAATGAAAGCATAGACGGTCTGAATATAATGCCTTCAGGTGTTTATGTTGATGTGACTTTTGGTGGGGGTGGTCACTCCAGGGAAATACTAAAAAGACTAGGAGATCAGGGGCGTTTAATTGCATTTGATCAAGATAAAGATGCATTTAGGAATAGTATCCCCGATCCAAGATTTACCTTGGTCCATGGTAATTTTCGATTTCTGAAAAACTTCCTTCGATTTTATAATGTAGATAGCATAGATGGGTTGATAGCCGACTTAGGGGTGTCTTCTCATCACTTCGATGAATCTAGTCGAGGATTTTCTTTTCGTTTTAAGGGAGATCTCGATATGCGGATGAATCAAAATGCTAATATATCAGCTGCAGATATTCTTAATGAATATACGGCCGATAAACTCTCAGATATTTTCTATAGATATGGAGAACTTAAAAACTCCAGAAAAATTGCAGCCTCAATAGTGAAATTCAGAGAGTCACAGAAGATTAAAAAGACAGATGAGTTTTTATCAATATTAGAGCCATTTACAAGAAGAGACAAAGAGAAAAAAGTACTTGCACAGGCATTTCAGGCTCTCCGCATTGAGGTTAATAAAGAGATGGATACATTAACTGATATGCTTAGGCAAGCAATACAGGTAATGAAGCCTGAAGGCAGAATAAGTGTGATTTCATATCATTCACTTGAAGATAGGCTTGTTAAGAATTTTTTCAAGACAGGAAATTTTGAAGGTCGCCTCGAAAAAGATTTCTATGGGAATCCTCTTACACCTTTCAGGTTAGTGAACAGGAAGGTAATTGTACCTTCTGATGAAGAGCAAAAAGCAAATCCACGTTCTCGTAGTGCTAAATTGCGAATAGCAGAAAAACTGTTGTTTGATAAAATATAA
- a CDS encoding division/cell wall cluster transcriptional repressor MraZ: MLQFLGNIEAKTDAKGRIFIPAIFRKCLQNEGESFLVLRKDIFQNCLVLYPGSVWESEINELRSRLSKWNREQQQIFRQFVLDAERLEIDANGRVLIPKRYLQMAFIETNVRFLGVDNTIEIWSKEELEKPLVDPDEFSSKLEELMGGTF, translated from the coding sequence ATGTTGCAATTCCTGGGAAATATTGAAGCGAAGACAGATGCAAAAGGTAGGATTTTTATTCCCGCCATATTTCGCAAATGTCTCCAAAATGAAGGGGAGAGTTTTCTAGTCCTTCGTAAAGATATTTTTCAGAATTGTCTTGTTCTCTATCCCGGCAGCGTTTGGGAAAGTGAGATTAATGAGCTCAGAAGCAGATTGAGTAAGTGGAACAGAGAACAGCAACAAATCTTCCGTCAGTTTGTGTTAGATGCAGAAAGATTGGAAATTGATGCAAATGGACGTGTGCTTATACCGAAACGATATTTACAGATGGCTTTTATCGAAACTAATGTTCGATTCCTTGGTGTGGATAACACTATTGAAATCTGGTCCAAAGAAGAATTAGAAAAGCCATTGGTTGATCCAGATGAGTTCTCTTCAAAATTGGAAGAACTCATGGGTGGAACTTTTTAA
- a CDS encoding 1-acyl-sn-glycerol-3-phosphate acyltransferase, whose product MSSNNAFRIDIDGILKDKAPKYYKKIPKFLINYLKRTVHQDDINGILERNRDLEGVEFMRALVDKEFNLSLNIEGEENIPEEGRFVFASNHPLGGLDGICLSAVLGEKYNGRIKYLVNDVLYYIEPLKPIFVPINKYGAQAKNSAKAINDAYASDNQIITFPAGLCSRKIKGEIIDLEWMKNFIVKAVEYKRDIVPVHFEAVNSNFFYNFANIRKSLGFKFNIELIYLPDEMFKNSNSEFRIIFGKPISWQVFDNSRTTKQWAQYVKDIVYSMK is encoded by the coding sequence ATGAGTTCAAACAATGCGTTTAGAATTGATATTGACGGTATTTTAAAGGATAAAGCTCCGAAATATTATAAAAAAATACCCAAATTCCTTATAAACTATCTCAAGCGCACCGTTCATCAGGATGACATAAATGGAATTCTTGAGAGAAACAGGGATTTGGAGGGAGTGGAATTTATGCGTGCATTGGTTGACAAAGAGTTTAATCTGTCATTAAATATAGAGGGAGAAGAAAATATACCAGAAGAAGGAAGGTTTGTATTTGCTTCGAACCATCCTCTGGGAGGACTTGATGGTATCTGTTTATCCGCTGTTTTAGGTGAGAAATATAATGGAAGAATTAAATATCTGGTAAATGATGTTCTCTATTATATTGAACCCTTAAAACCCATATTTGTGCCTATAAATAAATATGGTGCACAGGCAAAGAATTCAGCAAAAGCAATCAATGATGCATACGCTTCAGATAACCAGATTATAACCTTCCCAGCTGGTTTATGTTCCAGAAAGATAAAAGGAGAGATTATTGACCTGGAATGGATGAAGAACTTTATTGTAAAAGCGGTTGAATATAAAAGAGATATTGTTCCTGTACACTTTGAGGCAGTAAACTCTAATTTCTTCTATAATTTTGCAAATATTCGAAAATCTCTTGGGTTTAAATTTAATATTGAACTTATATATTTGCCTGATGAAATGTTCAAAAACAGTAATAGTGAATTCAGAATCATATTTGGGAAACCAATATCATGGCAGGTATTTGATAACTCAAGAACGACTAAACAATGGGCACAATATGTGAAAGATATTGTATACTCAATGAAGTAG
- a CDS encoding GNAT family N-acetyltransferase, with the protein MEKIIDPVDKNLIKSELTVQKRVRITNKANNEIYVFTSHDSPNLMREVGRLREIAFRHYGGGTGLEADIDKYDVMKVPYKQLIVWDPENEEILGGYRFIYGSDVEFDENGKPMLATAHLLNFSDEFINDYLPYTVELGRSFVSLEYQSTLMGRKGIFALDNLWDGLGALTVIDPQIKYFFGKVTMYGTYNKHARNMILYFLNKHFPDKEKLVTPIVPLETDTDYKKMEALFRGKNFNEDYRILNKEVRALGWNIPPLINAYMGLTPTMRFFGTSVNDEFGDVEESGILIEIDQILEDKRARHIESYMKSNPSKRFLMMLRRRISTKTGKKKITLLKKRDRKRGKSASK; encoded by the coding sequence ATGGAAAAGATAATCGATCCGGTAGATAAGAATCTTATTAAATCAGAACTTACAGTTCAAAAGAGAGTAAGAATCACAAATAAAGCTAATAACGAAATCTATGTTTTTACTAGTCATGATTCTCCTAACTTGATGAGAGAGGTAGGAAGACTACGTGAAATTGCATTCAGACATTATGGTGGAGGAACCGGACTTGAGGCTGATATCGACAAATATGATGTGATGAAGGTTCCATATAAACAACTTATTGTATGGGACCCGGAAAATGAAGAAATACTTGGAGGCTATCGTTTCATTTATGGCTCTGATGTAGAGTTTGATGAAAATGGTAAACCTATGTTGGCAACAGCCCACCTTCTTAACTTCTCTGATGAATTTATAAATGATTACCTGCCCTATACTGTTGAGTTAGGCAGATCCTTTGTATCTCTGGAGTATCAGTCTACACTTATGGGTCGTAAAGGTATATTTGCACTTGACAACCTTTGGGATGGCTTGGGCGCCCTCACAGTTATAGATCCTCAGATAAAATACTTTTTTGGCAAAGTTACAATGTATGGAACATATAATAAGCATGCCAGAAACATGATATTATACTTCCTGAACAAACATTTTCCCGATAAAGAGAAATTAGTCACTCCAATTGTACCTTTGGAAACTGATACTGACTATAAAAAAATGGAGGCTCTTTTCCGTGGCAAAAACTTCAATGAAGACTATAGAATCCTTAATAAAGAAGTTCGTGCATTAGGATGGAACATCCCCCCTCTTATTAACGCTTATATGGGACTTACTCCTACTATGCGATTTTTCGGAACATCAGTAAATGATGAATTTGGTGATGTGGAAGAGTCAGGAATCCTTATTGAGATTGATCAAATTCTGGAGGATAAAAGAGCTCGCCATATCGAATCGTATATGAAAAGCAATCCGAGCAAACGCTTTCTGATGATGCTTAGAAGAAGGATTTCAACAAAAACTGGGAAAAAGAAAATCACTTTACTTAAAAAAAGAGATCGGAAAAGAGGAAAATCTGCTTCAAAATGA